From Thermoflavifilum aggregans, a single genomic window includes:
- a CDS encoding UDP-3-O-(3-hydroxymyristoyl)glucosamine N-acyltransferase — protein MQLPAPVSVKWIADFVQGNILGDAAQQATGINEIHQVKNGDISFVDHEKYYKAALQSAATVILINQAFDPPPGKTLILVEDPFRAYNQLVRHFHPFSFPEKLHADDVQIGEGTRIAPQVFIGEHVQIGKNCLIYPHVTIYDHCIIGDNVIIHAGTVIGADAFYYKKRTTPEWKYEKMISCGRVVIEDDVEIGAHCTIDKGVSGDTVIGKGTKIDNLVHIGHDTRIGRACLIAAQVGIAGTVIIEDHVTLWGQVGISKDLTIGREAVVLAQSGVPSSLKGGQTYFGYPAEEARYKRREIAWVKRIPEIWEKVKHL, from the coding sequence ATGCAATTGCCAGCACCCGTATCTGTAAAATGGATTGCCGATTTTGTTCAGGGAAACATACTGGGAGATGCAGCCCAACAAGCCACAGGCATCAACGAAATCCATCAGGTAAAGAATGGAGATATTTCCTTTGTGGATCATGAAAAATATTACAAAGCGGCACTTCAATCAGCAGCAACGGTAATCCTGATCAACCAGGCTTTTGACCCGCCACCCGGCAAAACACTTATTCTGGTAGAAGATCCTTTCAGGGCATATAATCAGTTGGTCAGGCATTTTCATCCGTTTTCCTTTCCAGAAAAATTGCATGCCGATGATGTGCAGATTGGTGAAGGTACGCGGATCGCTCCGCAGGTCTTCATTGGGGAGCATGTGCAGATCGGAAAGAATTGCCTGATTTATCCCCATGTCACCATTTATGATCATTGTATCATTGGTGATAATGTAATCATTCATGCCGGTACGGTAATTGGCGCAGATGCATTTTATTATAAAAAACGTACGACGCCGGAATGGAAATATGAAAAAATGATCAGCTGCGGCAGAGTGGTGATTGAAGATGATGTGGAAATCGGTGCCCATTGCACAATCGACAAGGGAGTAAGTGGTGATACCGTGATTGGGAAAGGTACAAAGATTGATAACCTCGTGCATATCGGCCATGATACACGTATCGGCAGGGCCTGCCTGATTGCTGCACAAGTGGGCATTGCAGGTACTGTGATCATCGAAGATCATGTTACCCTGTGGGGGCAGGTAGGTATTTCCAAAGATCTTACCATAGGTCGTGAAGCCGTGGTGCTGGCGCAAAGCGGTGTTCCCAGCTCTTTGAAGGGCGGACAAACCTATTTTGGATATCCTGCAGAAGAAGCACGTTACAAACGCAGGGAAATTGCTTGGGTCAAACGGATTCCTGAAATATGGGAAAAAGTTAAACACCTGTGA
- the pheS gene encoding phenylalanine--tRNA ligase subunit alpha: MESLFAEIESLRTSIAGEHPDTAEALEAFRIKYLGSKGLLKTLFSKLGTIDASQRKEVGRQLNELKQFAEAQYAAHKQRIRQGSEAATREDIIAGTDITLPAEPVPLGSHHPLSIVRRQIVRIFESIGFAIAEGPEIEDDWHNFTSLNMPPDHPARDMQDTFYLSRDPVWLLRTHTSSVQARVLESQPLPVRVICPGRVYRNETVSARANCFFHQVEGLYVDKQVSFADLKQTLYYFVSEMFGRDTRVRFRPSYFPFTEPSAEMDISCTVCGGKGCGLCKYTGWVEILGCGMVHPDLLRNFRIDPEVYTGFAFGMGIERICQLKYRVNDLRLYAQNDIRFLRQFSQAQ, encoded by the coding sequence ATGGAATCTTTGTTTGCAGAAATAGAGTCCTTGCGGACATCCATTGCTGGGGAGCATCCGGATACGGCCGAGGCTTTGGAAGCCTTCCGGATTAAATATTTGGGAAGCAAGGGTTTGTTAAAAACATTATTCAGCAAGCTGGGGACGATTGATGCTTCCCAGCGCAAGGAGGTAGGACGTCAGCTGAATGAACTTAAGCAGTTTGCCGAAGCGCAGTATGCTGCACACAAGCAACGCATCCGGCAAGGCAGTGAAGCTGCAACAAGAGAGGATATCATTGCCGGAACAGATATAACCCTGCCCGCGGAGCCTGTGCCTTTAGGCAGTCATCATCCGCTCAGCATCGTGCGGAGGCAAATCGTGCGGATTTTTGAGAGCATCGGATTTGCCATTGCCGAAGGGCCTGAAATTGAAGATGACTGGCACAATTTCACTTCATTGAACATGCCGCCCGATCATCCTGCACGTGATATGCAGGATACGTTTTATTTGTCGCGCGATCCGGTATGGCTGCTTCGTACCCATACTTCTTCCGTGCAGGCACGCGTGCTGGAATCGCAACCCTTGCCTGTTCGGGTGATTTGCCCCGGACGGGTCTACCGCAATGAAACGGTTTCTGCACGGGCAAACTGTTTTTTTCATCAGGTAGAAGGATTGTATGTAGATAAACAGGTGTCATTTGCTGATCTGAAACAAACCTTGTATTATTTTGTTTCTGAGATGTTTGGTCGCGATACCCGTGTGCGTTTTCGCCCTTCTTATTTTCCGTTTACGGAGCCCAGTGCAGAAATGGATATTTCCTGCACTGTATGCGGCGGCAAGGGATGCGGGCTATGCAAATACACCGGTTGGGTGGAAATTCTGGGTTGTGGTATGGTGCATCCGGATTTGTTGAGGAATTTCCGGATTGATCCGGAAGTGTACACGGGTTTTGCTTTTGGAATGGGCATTGAACGCATCTGCCAGTTGAAATACCGGGTAAATGATTTACGCTTGTATGCACAAAACGATATTCGTTTTCTGCGTCAGTTCAGCCAGGCTCAGTAG
- a CDS encoding sterol desaturase family protein: MQFDKIKNKGQARLFENEYLEFLTKTHPLVIWGMYIPVIGYMLYVSAVRIGLKPGMIAGIFLLAMFAWTLFEYLMHRFVFHFVSDNPRVQRFIYVLHGNHHEYPRDKQRLFMPPVPSLILARLIFSLQYLILGKYAFAFFPGFLLGYLMYGSMHYAIHAWKPPFKFMKPLWRNHHLHHYKDEHKGFGVSTSLWDRVFGTFFDLQKEKEDPEKVRQLMFK; encoded by the coding sequence ATGCAATTCGATAAAATCAAAAATAAAGGTCAGGCCAGGTTGTTTGAAAACGAATATCTGGAGTTTCTCACCAAAACGCATCCGTTGGTAATTTGGGGCATGTATATTCCGGTGATTGGATACATGCTGTATGTGAGTGCTGTCAGAATCGGACTGAAGCCGGGTATGATTGCAGGCATTTTTTTATTAGCCATGTTTGCCTGGACATTATTTGAATACCTGATGCACCGCTTTGTATTTCATTTTGTGTCTGATAATCCCAGGGTGCAACGATTTATTTATGTTTTACATGGCAATCATCATGAATATCCCCGCGATAAGCAGCGCTTGTTTATGCCTCCGGTGCCGAGTCTGATTTTGGCGCGCCTGATTTTTTCATTGCAATATCTGATCCTCGGCAAATATGCATTTGCTTTCTTTCCGGGGTTTTTGCTGGGATATCTCATGTATGGCAGTATGCATTATGCAATCCATGCCTGGAAGCCGCCTTTTAAGTTCATGAAACCCCTCTGGCGCAATCATCATTTGCATCATTACAAAGACGAACACAAAGGTTTTGGGGTAAGTACTTCTTTGTGGGACAGGGTTTTCGGGACATTTTTTGATTTGCAGAAAGAAAAAGAAGATCCCGAAAAAGTAAGACAATTGATGTTTAAGTAA
- a CDS encoding pseudouridine synthase, translated as MSTELKYFILYKPYRVLCQFSSSPGKLTLADVLRISKDVYPVGRLDYESEGLLLLTNDKRLHTQLLHPAFAHPRAYWVQVEGQMTPEAVEPLYAGINIRIKRKTYHTLPLPPGAIQLLKEPPAVPERQPPIRYRKHIPTSWISIRLHEGKYHQIRKMTAAIGFPTLRLIRYAIGQLQLGSLLPGEYREISEEQAWQALRT; from the coding sequence ATGTCAACAGAACTGAAATATTTTATCTTGTACAAGCCTTATCGTGTATTATGTCAATTCTCATCTTCTCCGGGAAAGCTCACGCTGGCCGATGTGTTGCGGATTTCGAAAGATGTATATCCGGTGGGCAGGTTAGACTATGAAAGCGAAGGCTTGTTGTTGCTTACCAATGATAAACGCTTGCATACGCAACTATTGCATCCGGCATTTGCTCATCCCAGAGCTTACTGGGTGCAGGTGGAAGGACAGATGACTCCGGAAGCTGTTGAACCGTTGTATGCAGGCATAAACATTCGTATCAAACGAAAAACCTATCATACGCTTCCTCTTCCTCCGGGAGCCATTCAGTTGTTGAAAGAGCCGCCAGCTGTACCGGAACGGCAGCCACCCATCCGTTATCGCAAGCATATTCCCACTTCATGGATCAGCATCCGGCTTCATGAAGGGAAATATCATCAGATCAGGAAAATGACAGCAGCCATAGGCTTTCCCACCCTGCGCCTGATTCGCTATGCCATCGGTCAGCTGCAGCTCGGATCTTTATTACCGGGAGAATATCGGGAAATTTCAGAAGAACAGGCATGGCAGGCATTGCGTACATAA
- a CDS encoding NAD-dependent epimerase/dehydratase family protein: MSVLVTGGTGLLGSHLIAYLVKQHQAVRAIYRTHIPALPAEVQEQVEWIRADLLDISSLREALHGVEQVYHCAGKVSFARRARRELMLVNVEGTRHLVDLCIDMQVKRLVHVSSVAALGRGEKEQHIDDDYRQPEHVHRSVYGWSKYLGEMEVWRGWAEGLQVVIIQPTILLGPGHWHTGSPALFKRIYDGFPFYSKGVNGFVDVRDVVRAMYLLMQSSINGEAFILNGDNWSYQRLFTTIAHNFHRTAPRYAANRWMGYLVAAFQQVKSWFSSQYEPVVTLETVHTSQLKVYYQATKFLRFFPDFRFTPLEETIAYTCEAFLNNQRYSAPAPLLTGV, encoded by the coding sequence ATGTCTGTACTTGTCACAGGAGGTACCGGGCTTTTAGGAAGTCATCTGATTGCATATCTGGTGAAGCAGCATCAGGCGGTGCGGGCTATTTACCGGACACATATACCTGCATTACCCGCAGAAGTGCAGGAACAGGTGGAGTGGATACGTGCAGATCTGCTGGATATTTCATCCCTGCGCGAAGCATTACACGGTGTGGAGCAGGTATATCATTGTGCAGGAAAGGTAAGCTTTGCCCGGAGAGCGCGGCGTGAGCTGATGCTGGTCAATGTGGAAGGTACGCGGCATCTGGTGGATTTGTGTATTGACATGCAGGTGAAACGCCTGGTGCATGTGAGTTCTGTGGCTGCTTTGGGCCGGGGAGAAAAGGAACAGCATATAGATGATGATTATCGCCAGCCCGAACATGTGCATCGTTCGGTGTATGGATGGAGCAAATACCTGGGTGAAATGGAAGTATGGCGCGGATGGGCCGAAGGCCTGCAGGTGGTGATTATACAACCTACCATTTTGCTGGGTCCTGGTCATTGGCATACAGGCTCACCTGCACTGTTCAAGAGAATATATGATGGCTTCCCGTTTTATTCCAAAGGTGTAAATGGTTTTGTGGATGTACGTGATGTGGTTCGTGCCATGTATTTGCTTATGCAATCGTCCATCAATGGAGAGGCATTTATCTTAAATGGAGATAACTGGTCGTATCAACGGTTGTTTACCACCATTGCACATAACTTTCATCGCACCGCTCCCCGCTATGCAGCCAACCGATGGATGGGATATCTGGTAGCAGCCTTTCAGCAAGTAAAATCATGGTTTTCATCACAATATGAGCCGGTAGTAACTCTGGAAACCGTGCATACGTCGCAGCTGAAAGTGTATTATCAAGCCACCAAATTTTTGCGTTTTTTTCCGGATTTTCGTTTCACTCCTCTGGAAGAAACAATTGCCTATACCTGTGAAGCCTTTTTAAACAACCAACGGTATTCGGCTCCTGCGCCATTGCTCACAGGTGTTTAA
- a CDS encoding YncE family protein, with protein sequence MQNIFICWVPSRISIRNILLMLCMPVTALYAQQTYTVIRHIAVGGNGGWDYIAVYTPAHELYVSHGNEVVVLDETSGRKIATIQPLHGVHGIAFVPALHKAYISNGQSNEVSVVDTKTHRILRTIATGKDPDAILYDPFTRSIITCNGRSNDLSVINPVQDQVIHTIPVDGKPETAVSDQSGHLFVNIENRNEIQRINLHTFQADASWPLQGGEGPTGLSIDMLHHRLFAGCANQMLIVMNSDNGQVIARLPIGRGCDGTDFDPHTRQVFSSNGEGTLTVIQEINPDHYQVIQQLTTQLGARTSNIDTLNHHLFLPVADFQQMPAGAHGRPPLVPNSFAVLEVAPAHK encoded by the coding sequence ATGCAAAACATTTTTATTTGCTGGGTTCCCAGCCGGATAAGCATCCGGAACATACTTCTGATGCTGTGTATGCCTGTAACGGCTTTATATGCACAGCAAACCTACACTGTAATACGCCATATTGCAGTGGGTGGCAATGGCGGGTGGGATTATATTGCTGTATATACACCTGCTCATGAACTGTATGTAAGCCATGGCAACGAAGTGGTTGTACTGGACGAAACCAGCGGCCGGAAAATAGCCACCATTCAACCTTTGCATGGAGTACATGGAATTGCGTTTGTTCCTGCTTTGCATAAAGCCTATATCAGCAATGGCCAGAGCAATGAAGTGAGCGTGGTGGATACAAAGACACATCGTATTCTGCGTACTATCGCCACCGGAAAAGATCCCGACGCTATTTTGTACGATCCTTTTACCCGAAGTATCATCACCTGTAACGGTCGAAGCAATGATCTCTCGGTTATCAATCCGGTGCAGGATCAGGTTATCCATACCATACCGGTTGATGGGAAACCAGAAACTGCTGTGAGTGATCAATCGGGCCACTTGTTTGTCAACATTGAGAACCGGAATGAAATCCAGCGCATTAATCTGCATACCTTTCAGGCTGATGCCAGCTGGCCACTGCAGGGCGGAGAAGGCCCCACGGGTTTGTCAATAGATATGCTGCATCATCGTTTGTTTGCGGGCTGTGCTAATCAGATGCTCATTGTGATGAATAGCGACAATGGACAGGTTATTGCTCGGTTACCGATTGGCAGAGGCTGCGACGGAACCGATTTTGATCCCCATACCAGGCAGGTGTTTAGTTCAAACGGTGAAGGTACTCTTACGGTAATTCAGGAAATCAATCCGGATCATTATCAGGTGATCCAGCAGCTTACCACACAGTTGGGGGCACGCACCAGCAACATCGATACGCTCAATCATCATTTGTTTTTACCTGTAGCTGATTTTCAGCAAATGCCTGCAGGTGCACATGGCAGGCCTCCGCTTGTGCCCAATAGCTTTGCTGTGCTGGAAGTAGCTCCTGCGCACAAATAA